One window of Trichoderma breve strain T069 chromosome 3, whole genome shotgun sequence genomic DNA carries:
- a CDS encoding DNA repair metallo-beta-lactamase domain-containing protein, translated as MVTSTKTNRMSTPKKAAAVSSFNKKPAKPNASILSFFQKTAKPEDSLFVGAVPAETADKDDLYGRDDGNRFNEVEAPNKKRRTPFVMDSDSEDDDVDDNDNDNSKPVTPPQTKDANTTAPSPPSAQPEPSSETAEAQEANVKYEPPPLLEQETSTDIQFNQLGDFADLDDFEIDEFEGEEMREMRFMREQARLEAQEAGVPGDDLDDLLDNHAMVENCPLCGGSLLGISPDEATRHVNSCLDGNPIPLPTKEDAAPKDVDQVEAVEISKRFARAAVPRPGQANPFEMNTEKTTKSAFSKLMSGNAEDSAWATAAAAETASRGRPAYERTCPFYKIMPGFSICVDAFRYGAVEGCQAYFLSHFHSDHYIGLTANWRHGPIYCSKVTGSLVKQQLRTAAKWVVELEFEKPYDVPGTEGATVTMMPANHCPGSSLFLFQKSFGNGPNKRAKRILHCGDFRACPEHVQHPLLRPDVIDSISGKSRQQRIDICYLDTTYLNPRYSFPPQGDVIQACADLCGSMSADPNCADDVWQSDKPSEDDTKSKAKSRPKQRLLVICGTYSIGKERICVAIAKALGSKIFASPGKIKICKQLDDPELTSLLTSDPVEAQVHMQMLMEIRAETLQEYLDSYRPHFSRIVGFRPSGWNFRPGNGKAIGANTPPSSISTQQLLHGKGWRTRFGVKDLVAQRGSTKEAMCFGVPYSEHSSFRELAMFVMSLRIDKVIPTVNVGSDQSRKRMKGWIDRWMTERRKGGLVRPLIEGEDDEHKNDSQLWQGKAGEGGGAWW; from the exons ATGGTCACCTCTACAAAGACTAACCGGATGAGTACACCGAAGAAGGCAGCCGCAGTTTCAAGCTTCAATAAGAAACCTGCCAAGCCCAATGCCAGCATCCTGAGCTTCTTCCAGAAGACGGCGAAACCGGAAGATTCGCTCTTTGTTGGCGCGGTACCTGCGGAAACGGCCGACAAGGATGACTTATATGGCCGTGACGATGGAAATCGGTTCAATGAGGTTGAAGCTCCGAATAAGAAGAGGAGG ACGCCCTTTGTCATGGATTCTGATagcgaagatgacgatgttgacgacaacgacaacgacaatTCCAAGCCGGTCACACCGCCGCAAACCAAGGATGCCAACACTACTGCTCCATCACCTCCATCTGCTCAACCGGAACCATCCAGTGAGACCGCGGAAGCCCAGGAAGCCAATGTCAAGTATgaaccgccgccgctgctcgAGCAAGAAACCTCGACCGATATTCAATTTAACCAACTGGGGGACTTCGCTGACTTGGACGATTTCGAAATAGACGAGTTTGAAGGTGAAGAGATGCGGGAAATGCGCTTCATGCGAGAGCAGGCCCGGCTTGAAGCCCAAGAGGCCGGAGTTCCTGGTGACGACCTCGACGACCTTTTGGATAACCATGCCATGGTAGAAAACTGCCCACTTTGTGGCGGCAGCTTGCTCGGCATATCTCCAGACGAAGCCACGCGACATGTCAATTCATGCCTCGATGGCAATCCCATTCCGTTGCCTACGAAAGAAGACGCCGCGCCAAAGGATGTTGATCAAGTGGAGGCCGTGGAAATTAGCAAAAGATTTGCTCGAGCTGCCGTACCTAGACCTGGTCAGGCAAATCCTTTTGAGATGAATACTGAGAAAACGACCAAGAGTGCTTTTTCTAAGCTAATGTCTGGAAATGCGGAAGATTCGGCTTGGGCTACAGCGGCCGCGGCAGAAACTGCGTCTCGGGGCCGGCCTGCATACGAACGGACATGTCCATTTTATAAAATCATGCCGGGATTCTCAATATGCGTCGACGCATTCCGCTACGGCGCTGTCGAAGGATGCCAGGCTTACTTCTTGAGTCACTTCCACAGCGACCATTACATCGGCCTTACCGCAAACTGGCGACACGGCCCAATCTATTGCAGCAAGGTAACCGGCAGCTTGGTCAAACAACAGCTCCGAACTGCGGCCAAATGGGTTGTTGAACTGGAATTTGAGAAACCCTACGACGTTCCCGGGACTGAGGGCGCAACCGTTACCATGATGCCTGCCAATCATTGTCCCGGGAGCTCTCTATTTCTCTTCCAAAAATCGTTTGGCAATGGGCCAAACAAGCGAGCAAAGCGAATATTGCATTGCGGCGATTTTCGAGCTTGCCCAGAGCACGTACAGCATCCCTTACTCAGACCCGATGTAATAGATTCAATATCGGGTAAATCAAGACAGCAGCGGATTGACATTTGCTATCTCGATACAACGTATTTAAACCCACGATACTCTTTCCCTCCTCAGGGAGACGTCATCCAAGCCTGTGCGGACCTGTGCGGATCCATGTCGGCTGATCCCAACTGCGCTGATGATGTCTGGCAGAG CGACAAACCTTCGGAAGATGATACTAAATCAAAGGCAAAGTCTAGACCTAAACAGCGCCTCCTGGTGATATGCGGTACTTATTCCATCGGCAAGGAGAGGATTTGCGTTGCCATAGCCAAAGCCCTTGGCTCCAAGATTTTCGCATCCCCGGGGAAAATAAAGATATGCAAGCAGCTCGATGATCCAGAATTGACCTCGCTGCTGACGTCTGATCCTGTCGAAGCCCAAGTCCATATGCAAATGCTCATGGAGATTCGCGCAGAAACGCTGCAAGAGTATCTGGACAGCTACAGACCGCATTTCAGCCGCATTGTTGGCTTTCGCCCCAGCGGCTGGAACTTCCGGCCTGGAAACGGCAAGGCCATCGGGGCGAATACACCGCCGAGTAGCATATCAactcagcagcttcttcatggGAAAGGGTGGCGGACAAGATTCGGGGTGAAAGACCTTGTGGCTCAGAGGGGTAGCACGAAGGAGGCCATGTGCTTTGGCGTTCCCTATTCCGAGCATAGCAGCTTTCGTGAGCTGGCCATGTTTGTCATGAGTTTACGCATCGATAAAGTTATACCTACTGTCAACGTTGGCAGCGATCAGTCGAGAAAGAGGATGAAGGGTTGGATAGATAGATGGATGACTGAGAGGAGAAAGGGAGGATTAGTTAGACCGTTGattgagggagaagatgacgagcatAAAAACGATTCCCAGCTgtggcaaggcaaagctgGCGAAGGAGGTGGAGCTTGGTGGTAA
- a CDS encoding RNA polymerase rpb3/RpoA insert domain-containing protein yields MAPSAEELLRRNTVGINKETVSNVASTDFPGHFPGEDHAFSIERFRSAFSVQFHRNELNDASFSLIGIDASLANAFRRILIAEIPTLAIEDVYIENNTSVIQDEVLAHRLGLIPFNGGRDGIHNFLKWYKKPEAGEDPYANSFDWNTVRLELNVTCTVNEDAAPNENDPLKAYNHAHVYAKDIVFVPTGRQVEYFSGDNAIVPVNPDILIAKLRPKQTINLAMHMHKGIGADHSKFSPVATASYRLLPLIHITKPIIGADAEKFQRCFPQGVIGLEKVTREEASKSGSGYEGHAGEYKAVVKDSMKDTVSREALRHPEFEGKVKLGRRRDHFIFSIESTGQWDSDELFLEAVKHLKLKCKKLEQQVINMVQ; encoded by the exons ATGGCTCCCAGTGCGGAGGAGCTACTGCGCCGAAAC ACGGTTGGCATCAACAAAGAGACAGTCTCCAACGTTGCCTCGACAGATTTCCCCGGCCACTTCCCCGGCGAAGACCACGCCTTTTCCATTGAGCGCTTCCGATCCGCCTTCTCCGTCCAGTTCCACCGCAACGAGCTCAACGATGCGTCCTTCTCCCTCATCGGCATCGACGCCTCGCTGGCCAACGCCTTCCGCCGCATCCTCATCGCCGAGATCCCGACGCTCGCCATCGAGGACGTCTACATCGAGAACAACACCTCCGTGATCCAGGACGAGGTGCTTGCCCACAGGCTGGGGCTGATTCCCTTCAACGGAGGGCGCGACGGCATCCACAACTTCCTCAAGTGGTACAAGAAGCCCGAGGCCGGCGAGGACCCTTATGCCAACAGCTTCGACTGGAACACGGTGCGCCTCGAGCTCAACGTCACTTGCACCGTCAACGAGGACGCCGCACCAAACGAAAACGACCCGCTAAAGGCGTACAACCACGCCCACGTCTACGCGAAGGATATCGTCTTCGTGCCCACGGGAAGGCAGGTCGAGTACTTTAGCGGCGACAACGCAATCGTCCCCGTCAACCCGGACATCCTCATCGCCAAGCTGCGGCCGAAGCAGACCATCAACCTGGCCATGCACATGCACAAGGGCATCGGCGCCGACCACTCCAAATTCTCCCCCGTCGCCACCGCCTCGTACCGCCTGCTGCCCCTCATCCACATCACCAAGcccatcatcggcgccgaCGCCGAAAAGTTCCAGCGCTGCTTCCCCCAGGGCGTCATCGGCCTCGAAAAGGTCACGCGGGAAGAGGCCAGCAAGTCCGGCAGCGGCTACGAGGGCCACGCCGGCGAGTATAAGGCCGTGGTCAAGGATTCCATGAAGGACACCGTCAGCAGAGAGGCTCTGCGGCACCCAGAGTTCGAGGGCAAGGTCAAGCTCGGCCGGAGGAGAGaccacttcatcttctccatcgaGAGCACGGGGCAGTGGGACAGCGACGAGCTGTTCCTCGAGGCGGTCAAGCATCTAAAGCTAAAGTGCAAAAAGTTGGAGCAGCAGGTCATCAACATGGTTCAATAA
- a CDS encoding telomere length regulation protein domain-containing protein → MDELLTPVSTTYLKPRKDAQPLLSEVSSTKRVVEIPKISQVDSPDGALELLRNQPDYDSLIQVLRYLTKDDGQTDSFNVHVPGPKGAAIIHVLVTDIASNYWTLLQEGGENDGVEGSRNDLRLFVTCLQSVTGLNAVLSHLKALIQEQKSGSKELKRPDLVLHINIFLDLLATMLDGENAIQTLWTASTERLGAQTLKKVQSQALLSLITGGRIQSIAAEAIEAAGSENVRSNTTWPADGAKFSQWVGHNVIAWAKLIRSENELHFCSDIFQRGMSLGYLETLVKTVIDGLLLQKGNNPQDFAKVCFAQPHGARKTMNILLQHLAQQLNSLDLDHPSSRGLISAVAGIINAVIKGNDTLYNHLVTWCASSSGAGLGDAVGIRRAILAVVAQNKDGITTVFEKSLAQFGDQLYIKHAAILQQNVHTEVLLLSAGYISRLSPIKLRIIVRSGSYLTAISNRIAATQARARFLGLVVGESLSTLMDDKSQKLDFHMEETESEEAQWIKSLTTISDEVGSIEPILKTEFTGLPVKKETRPPQKRTHKPKPKPKTKPEPNISTIKPIAIIEEIDSSDDEEDLVPYAKGSDPEDSDDDATLVQRNKPKAPVYIRDLILYLRDTESYDKQKLALQSAPLLIRRKANFGMEVSSHADELAGLFVGLQDKFDIEDFSDLKLQGMMALIVAQPKSMAPWFSRTFFEGDYSLSQRTQVLVAIGLSARELAGFDVSEYQANASFPSKRLPEKIEQLYLDSPKQGDANPPSQLKPMAAKAADATTGPDILKLQTFTARYKSTTKAKPRVRAIPNTTAALIAESFFYPLTAHFQVALRSSRPAILNPALLALYLQTLGIIIHSAGPSTLSLPQLTTELWDLLLAVRIHTQDDLGALKGWFVAMASLLEVNDGDMRRLCETQGREVMETREWAATVFNKIRGEDGGEENEVKMLSAGVLIKLGEAIEKYQALLMGNMVGFS, encoded by the exons ATGGACGAACTACTGACCCCGGTCAGCACCACATATCTCAAGCCCCGAAAAGATGCACAGCCGCTCCTATCCGAAGTCAGTTCGACTAAGAGGGTGGTCGAGATCCCCAAGATCTCTCAGGTGGACTCACCGGATGGTGCTTTGGAGCTTCTTCGAAACCAGCCGGATTACGATTCCCTTATCCAGGTGTTGAGATACCTCACCAAAGATGATGGACAGACGGATAGCTTCAATGTCCACGTCCCAGGTCCAAAAGGCGCAGCGATAATTCACGTCTTGGTTACAGATATCGCTTCCAACTATTGGACTTTGCTGCAAGAAGGTGGTGAAAATGACGGCGTTGAAGGCAGTCGTAACGACCTACGTTTGTTTGTGACATGTTTACAAAGCGTCACCGGCCTCAATGCCGTACTTTCACATCTCAAAGCGCTCATACAAGAGCAAAAGTCTGGATCCAAAGAATTAAAGCGACCTGATCTGGTGCTGCATATCAACATTTTTCTCGACTTGTTGGCGACAATGCTGGATGGTGAGAATGCCATTCAAACCTTGTGGACAGCTTCAACGGAGAGGCTAGGTGCTCAAACACTGAAAAAGGTGCAATCTCAGGCACTGCTCTCTTTAATTACTGGCGGCCGTATACAATCTATCGCCGCAGAAGCaattgaagctgctggatcaGAAAATGTTCGCTCCAATACAACATGGCCGGCTGATGGAGCCAAGTTTTCGCAATGGGTTGGTCATAATGTCATAGCCTGGGCTAAGCTCATAAGAAGCGAAAACGAATTGCATTTCTGTTCAGACATTTTTCAGCGAGGAATGTCTCTAGGCTATCTTG AAACCCTTGTCAAGACAGTCATTGATGGTCTGCTTCTTCAAAAGGGAAATAATCCCCAGGACTTTGCCAAAGTTTGCTTTGCTCAGCCACATGGAGCCAGGAAGACCATGAACATCCTTTTACAGCACCTTGCTCAGCAATTAAACAGTCTCGATTTAGaccatccatcttcaagagGGCTCATTTCCGCCGTTGCTGGTATTATTAACGCAGTCATAAAAGGCAATGATACTCTCTATAACCATCTCGTTACCTGGTGTGCTTCATCCTCTGGTGCTGGTCTAGGAGACGCTGTAGGCATTCGAAGAGCGATTCTCGCGGTTGTAGCCCAAAATAAAGATGGTATTACAACTGTGTTTGAGAAGAGCTTGGCCCAGTTTGGGGATCAATTATACATCAAACATGCAGCAATATTGCAACAAAATG TCCATACAGAAGTGTTGCTGCTAAGTGCAGGGTACATCTCCAGATTGTCGCCCATCAAGCTGAGAATAATTGTCAGGTCTGGCTCCTACTTGACAGCAATCTCAAATCGTATCGCAGCAACTCAAGCAAGAGCTCGATTCTTGGGTTTGGTTGTTGGAGAATCTCTCTCAACCTTGATGGACGACAAGAGCCAGAAACTTGACTTTCATAtggaagagacagagagcGAAGAGGCTCAGTGGATAAAATctctcaccaccatctcCGATGAAGTTGGCTCTATTGAACCTATCCTCAAGACAGAATTTACAGGACTACCAGTGAAGAAGGAGACCCGACCACCTCAAAAACGAACGCACAAGCCAAAACCAAagccaaaaacaaaacccgAGCCCAACATCTCAACCATCAAACCCATAGCTATCATCGAAGAAATTGATTCCtcagacgatgaagaagatctCGTCCCTTACGCCAAAGGTTCTGACCCAGAAGAttccgacgacgacgccacGTTAGTCCAACGCAATAAACCAAAGGCCCCCGTCTACATCCGTGATCTGATCCTATATCTTCGCGACACAGAGTCCTATGACAAACAAAAGTTGGCTTTGCAGAGTGCACCGCTCTTGATTCGGAGGAAAGCAAACTTTGGCATGGAAGTGAGCTCACACGCGGATGAGCTCGCCGGCTTGTTTGTTGGACTGCAAGACAAGTTCGATATAGAAGACTTTTCGGATTTAAAACTTCAGGGTATGATGGCTTTGATCGTCGCTCAGCCGAAATCCATGGCCCCCTGGTTCTCCCGGACCTTCTTCGAAGGCGACTATTCCTTGTCGCAGCGAACGCAGGTGCTCGTTGCCATTGGGTTATCAGCCAGAGAACTCGCTGGGTTTGATGTCTCTGAATACCAGGCCAACGCATCGTTCCCTTCCAAGCGACTGCCAGAGAAAATTGAGCAGCTATACCTCGACTCACCCAAGCAGGGCGATGCGAACCCCCCATCTCAACTAAAA CCCATGGCCGCCAAGGCAGCTGACGCCACGACCGGACCCGACATCCTCAAGCTCCAAACCTTCACAGCCCGCTACAAGTCCACgaccaaagcaaagcccCGAGTCCGTGCAATCCCCAATACCACCGCCGCTCTCATCGCAGAGTCCTTCTTCTACCCTCTTACCGCCCACTTCCAGGTCGCCCTTCGATCATCCCGACCCGCTATCCTCAACCCCGCGCTGCTGGCGTTGTACCTTCAGACGCTGGGCATAATCATCCACTCAGCAGGCCCTTCGACGCTTTCGCTGCCGCAACTCACTACGGAGCTGTGGGATTTACTTCTCGCTGTTAGGATTCATACACAGGATGATCTCGGTGCGTTGAAGGGTTGGTTTGTCGCAATGGCGTCGTTGTTGGAGGTTAATGATGGGGATATGCGCAGATTGTGCGAGACTCAGGGGCGGGAGGTCATGGAGACGCGGGAATGGGCTGCGACGGTGTTTAATAAGATtcgaggtgaagatggaggagaagaaaacgaGGTCAAGATGTTATCCGCGGGCGTACTTATTAAGCTCGGAGAGGCGATTGAGAAGTACCAGGCTCTGTTGATGGGTAACATGGTTGGCTTCTCATGA
- a CDS encoding thiF family domain-containing protein — MSVETQRAADVAADSETARWKYLEQIRRTPGPFTNPEAVEDEFLAQFERFKILGAGGLGCEILKNLAMSKFKDIHVIDMDTIDISNLNRQFLFRKSDVGKFKAEVAAKFVEQRVKGVKITAHNKRIQDFDDEFYKQFQLVICGLDSIEARRWINAMLVSIAEESEDPDGVKPLIDGGTEGFKGQARVIFPSFTSCIECQLDMHAPRAAVPLCTIASIPRQPEHCVEWAHVIAWEQEKPFPKLDKDDPEHVTWIYQKALKRAEEFNIPGITYSLTQGTIKNIIPAIASTNAIIAAACCNEAFKIATTTATCLGFENNYMMYSGNDSIYTYTFKHEKKEDCPVCGREARPLDVDPNMTLQDLLDSFAVRPEAQLKKPSIRAEGKTLYMQVPQSLEEQTRPNLNKSLIDLGLENGQEVVVTDPAFPLEFNFFFRFKAESS; from the exons ATGAGTGTCGAGACCCAGAGAGCAGCGGATGTCGCTGCCGACAGCGAAACGGCACGATG GAAGTACCTCGAGCAAATCAGGCGCACGCCAGGCCCGTTTACAAACCCAGAGGCTGTGGAAGACGAGTTTCTGGCCCAATTCGAGCGGTTCAAGATTCT tggcgcAGGTGGTTTGGGATGCGAAATTCTTAAGAATCTAGCCATGTCCAAGTTCAAGGATATCCATGTAATCGATATGG ATACCATCGACATCTCCAATTTGAACCGACAATTCCTCTTTCGCAAATCAGACGTTGGGAAATTCAAGGCCGAAGTCGCAGCCAAGTTCGTCGAGCAAAGAGTCAAGGGTGTCAAAATCACAGCTCACAATAAACGGATCCAAGATTTCGACGATGAATTCTACAAGCAGTTCCAGCTCGTCATTTGCGGCTTGGACAGCATCGAAGCTCGACGGTGGATCAACGCCATGCTAGTATCCATCGCAGAGGAGTCTGAAGATCCCGATGGAGTCAAGCCACTGATTGACGGCGGTACCGAGGGCTTCAAGGGCCAGGCCAGAGTCATCTTTCCCTCGTTTACTTCATGCATAGAATGTCAGCTAGACATGCACGCCCCCAGAGCTGCTGTCCCACTCTGCACGATTGCGTCTATCCCGAGGCAGCCGGAGCACTGCGTCGAGTGGGCTCATGTCATTGCCTGGGAACAAGAGAAGCCATTTCCAAAGCTCGACAAGGACGATCCCGAGCATGTCACATGGATCTACCAAAAGGCTCTCAAGCGCGCAGAGGAGTTTAACATTCCAGGAATCACATATTCACTCACACAAGGAACGATCAAAAACATCATTCCGGCCATTGCCTCAACAAATGCCATCATCGCGGCCGCGTGCTGTAACGAGGCATTCAAGATTGCTACGACCACAGCGACGTGCCTGGGCTTTGAGAACAACTATATGATGTACTCTGGTAACGACAGCATCTACACGTATACGTTCAAgcacgagaagaaggaagactGCCCAGTTTGCGGACGAGAAGCGCGGCCCTTGGATGTTGATCCCAACATGACACTCCAGGACCTTTTGGACTCGTTTGCCGTTCGTCCCGAAGCTCAGCTGAAGAAGCCGTCCATACGAGCGGAGGGCAAGACTCTTTACATGCAGGTTCCGCAAAGCCTGGAAGAGCAAACGAGGCCAAACCTGAACAAGTCGCTCATAGACCTGGGGCTAGAGAATGGCCAAGAGGTTGTGGTGACCGACCCTGCATTCCCCCTCGAATTCAACTTTTTCTTTAGGTTCAAAGCAGAGAGTTCCTAG
- a CDS encoding LSM domain-containing protein — translation MLFFSFFKTLIDHEVTVELKNDIQLKGILKSVDQYLNIKLDDIQVVEELKYPHLSSVKNVFIRGSVVRYVHLPAASVDTQLLEDATRREAAAQQAKAK, via the exons atgctcttcttcag TTTCTTCAAGACGCTCATCGACCATGAAGTCACCGTGGAGCTCAAAAACGACATCCAGCTCAAGGGAATTCTGAAAAGCGTGGACCAGTACCTCAACATTAAGCTCGACGACATCCAAGTAGTAGAGGAGCTCAAGTACCCTCACCTG AGCTCCGTCAAGAATGTCTTTATTCGTGGTTCCGTTGTGCGATATGTTCACCTTCCAGCGGCGTCGGTTGATACTCAATTGTTGGAGGATGCTACTCGAAGAG aagctgctgcacaGCAGGCGAAGGCGAAATAA
- a CDS encoding protein kinase domain-containing protein has protein sequence MSLQVRWPDVSVTKQKALEDAKKMQNAVFESCTKAGKQAPQYELQELVGKGSFGRVYKATAMKTGQLVAVKIIDIEESDTLNPKLADTYSDLLKEINALQLLSDSGAKNINHVIEALPVGQSMWMVTEYCAGGSVATLMRPTAPGGLLEKWIIPIVREVAEAIHWVHGQGIIHRDLKCANVLVTETGDVQLCDFGVAGVIETKVDKRTTFIGTPHWMAPELFDKDASYGTEVDIWAFGAMVYEIASGLPPNVTAGIDFSRLGSHLKHHTPRLEGDQYSAGLRDLVSYCLQHDAAKRPTIEQVQLHRYVRNTEESHPTSSLVHLVRAFKLWEAQGGDRRSLFSAGGAQGLADLSAAISNDEWNFSTTAAFDQQVLDQGDAQDVYDVYGSKVEFNPEGYDETSRPQKPKSRRRPPPHLPSVKAPLEKIFDPNTISTYEENSRAYYSQPFQAPISDLPLRDETAPTPDVRESLIDLDVSLHGGELSQFVDLDTIKPSNIDSHASLDYDFDDASFVRGPMSDPIDLKDNRRTQDWKFPSMAAPVSADPQEFKFPFTNNLPPPDDGRPALVHHAATEPPYQHTASLSELSQTASADHRASVGSLIDLDMSFADSSTDFTRPSTSHSDVGSISGSEIGGGNPFELEKHASLYVMNATNREPSIYISDDSEYAHVLTSIPDLSLDEESKHDDSHITREPNTAVFNEGRPYSLSDFADMDPELPPEPAPAPSTPHQSPPLPRPRPAMRHFEAPLPPLPAAPMPNAMLGQASPEEVRSELRRLAMSLGDHLTYVNSYLSTLPVRRKSTHTHYSLDPEGGAI, from the exons ATGTCCCTCCAGGTGAGATGGCCCGACGTGTCCGTCACAAAGCAAAAGGCTCTCGAGGATGCAAAAAAGATGCAAAATGCCGTCTTCGAGAGCTGCACAAAGGCCGGCAAGCAAGCCCCGCAGTATGAGCTTCAAGAGCTCGTCGGCAAGGGAAGTTTTGGTCGGGTTTACAAAGCGACCGCCATGAAGACCGGCCAGTTGGTTGCCGTCAAGATCATCGACATTGAGGAGAGCGACACGCTGAATCCCAAGCTGGCCGACACTTACAGTGACCTGCTCAAGGAGATCAATGCCCTGCAGTTGCTGAGCGACAGCGGGGCCAAGAACATCAACCATGTTATCGAGGCGCTACCAGTTGGTCAGTCCATGTGGATGGTGACCGAGTATTGTGCCGGAGGGAGCGTTGCTACGCTCATGAGGCCAACGGCCCCTGGTGGACTGTTGGAGAAATGGATCATTCCCATTGTGCGTGAAGTTGCCGAGGCCATTCACTGGGTCCACGGCCAAGGCATCATCCATCGCGATCTCAAGTGTGCCAACGTCTTGGTCACCGAGACTGGCGATGTTCAGCTGTGCGACTTTGGCGTTGCCGGTGTGATCGAAACAAAGGTTGACAAGCGGACAACCTTTATTGGAACTCCTCACTGGATGGCGCCTGAGCTTTTCGACAAGGATGCATCATATGGAACTGAGGTCGACATTTGGGCTTTTGGTGCCATGGTGTATGAAATTGCATCTGGCTTGCCACCAAATGTCACTGCTGGAATTGATTTCTCGAGACTAGGATCACATCTGAAGCACCATACGCCTCGACTCGAGGGTGATCAATATTCAGCTGGCCTGAGAGATTTGGTGTCCTACTGCCTTCAGCACGACGCCGCAAAGCGACCAACGATCGAGCAAGTACAGCTCCACAGATACGTCCGCAATACGGAAGAGTCACATCCGACCTCCTCTCTCGTGCATCTGGTTCGAGCCTTCAAATTGTGGGAGGCTCAGGGAGGAGATCGGAGGTCGCTCTTCTCTGCCGGCGGCGCCCAGGGCTTGGCTGATCTCTCAGCCGCAATCTCCAACGACGAGTGGAACTTCAGTACGACTGCGGCCTTTGACCAACAAGTCCTCGACCAAGGCGATGCTCAAGATGTTTACGATGTGTATGGGTCAAAGGTGGAATTCAATCCAGAAGGCTATGATGAAACGTCTCGTCCACAAAAGCCCAAGTCGCGAAGGAGGCCTCCACCCCATCTTCCCTCGGTGAAAGCACCTTTGGAGAAAATCTTCGATCCGAATACCATATCTACCTATGAAGAAAACTCGAGAGCATACTATAGCCAACCGTTCCAAGCCCCCATATCGGATCTACCTCTTCGAGACGAGACCGCACCTACGCCAGATGTCAGAGAATCCTTGATTGACCTGGACGTATCGCTTCACGGTGGAGAGCTGTCGCAGTTTGTCGACTTGGACACTATCAAGCCCAGCAATATCGATTCGCATGCATCTTTGGATTATGACTTTGATGATGCAAGCTTCGTCAGGGGGCCGATGAGCGACCCAATTGATCTCAAAGACAATCGGCGTACTCAGGATTGGAAATTTCCCTCAATGGCGGCGCCTGTGTCTGCCGATCCGCAGGAATTCAAATTTCCTTTCACCAACAATCTTCCCCCGCCAGATGATGGCCGGCCTGCGCTTGTTCACCACGCCGCCACCGAACCGCCTTATCAACATACTGCTAGTCTTAGCGAACTTTCGCAGACTGCCTCAGCCGACCATCGTGCGTCTGTGGGGAGTTTGATAGATCTCGACATGAGCTTCGCCGATTCGTCGACTGACTTTACTCGCCCTTCGACATCCCATTCTGATGTCGGCTCCATTAGCGGCTCGGAGATTGGTGGCGGGAACCCGTTTGAGCTGGAGAAACACGCTTCGCTCTATGTCATGAATGCTACGAACCGGGAGCCTTCGATTTACATCTCAGATGACTCTGAGTATGCACACGTGCTCACGAGTATCCCCGACCTCTCGTTGGATGAAGAGTCGAAGCACGATGACTCTCATATTACCAGAGAGCCCAACACCGCAGTCTTCAATGAAGGCCGGCCCTATTCTCTGAGCGACTTCGCCGATATGGATCCTGAACTACCTCCAGAACCAGCTCCCGCTCCAAGCACACCTCA CCAATCTCCGCCCCTTCCGCGTCCGCGCCCTGCTATGCGGCACTTTGAGGCCccgcttcctcctctcccggCGGCTCCTATGCCGAATGCCATGCTGGGACAAGCTTCGCCTGAAGAAGTTAGGAGTGAGTTGCGGCGGTTGGCGATGAGTCTTGGGGACCATCTTACTTATGTCAATTCGTATCTGTCGACTCTGCCTGTTCGGAGGAAAAGTACGCATACGCACTACTCGTTGGACCCAGAGGGCGGTGCGATCTAA